A window of Bacteroidales bacterium contains these coding sequences:
- a CDS encoding tail fiber domain-containing protein: MKKTVNTFLVTLILLLFTVSLWAQAPQAFNYQAVARDGSGSLLINKTISIKIFIHQGSSTGTIVYSETHSPTTNQFGLFSIAIGQGTPLGAAFSTISWGAANYWLQIQMDPNGGSSYTNMGTDQLLSVPYALYAATSGTAGATGATGPTGSDGATGPTGPSGEVGATGVTGPLVAGTSGQTLRHDGAGWAANSLLFNNGTYIGIGTSNPSALLQVSDSGLVIKSTGEIQTIGKGTGTIIGNARGLGSIDLQTKRDTANLVASGQYSVIGGGISNLANYNYSTVSGGYRNRATNTYTTIGGGYYNQASGTLSAIGGGDSNEAAGAAATVGGGRFNNSSGYRGTIGGGYSNISSNYYSTVGGGYMNTAGGYAATIPGGYLNRADSSYCFAAGYRAKAVHHGAIVFGDMTNSDIASTAENQFTIRASGGTRIFSNGTLSAGVLLAAGGSSWSAVSDSTLKRNIRTVDGSEILTKLIQVPISRWSYKSQDASIEHIGPMAQDFFAAFGLGEDNKHINTLDPDGIALAGVQQLAIDNIKQQKLIDIQKIEIDDLKARIEKLEKLLEEK; the protein is encoded by the coding sequence ATGAAAAAAACAGTAAACACATTTTTAGTAACATTAATTTTATTATTATTCACGGTAAGTTTATGGGCGCAAGCCCCTCAGGCATTCAATTACCAAGCTGTTGCAAGAGACGGCTCAGGTAGTTTATTAATCAATAAAACGATTAGTATTAAAATTTTTATTCATCAGGGTTCTTCAACAGGGACAATAGTTTACTCTGAAACACATTCTCCTACAACAAATCAATTTGGGCTATTTTCAATAGCAATAGGACAAGGAACTCCACTGGGAGCTGCATTTAGTACGATTTCATGGGGAGCGGCAAATTATTGGCTTCAAATACAGATGGACCCGAATGGCGGTAGTTCTTATACAAATATGGGTACTGATCAATTATTGAGTGTTCCATATGCTTTGTATGCAGCAACTTCAGGTACTGCCGGAGCTACCGGAGCCACTGGTCCTACTGGTAGTGATGGAGCAACAGGGCCTACCGGACCTTCAGGAGAAGTTGGGGCTACCGGGGTAACAGGTCCGCTGGTTGCAGGAACTTCAGGTCAAACATTAAGACATGACGGAGCAGGGTGGGCAGCAAACAGCCTTTTATTCAACAATGGAACATACATTGGTATTGGAACTTCCAACCCAAGTGCTCTTTTACAGGTTAGTGATAGTGGATTAGTAATAAAATCTACAGGAGAAATACAAACCATAGGTAAAGGTACCGGTACTATAATAGGGAATGCAAGAGGTTTAGGATCTATCGACCTTCAGACTAAAAGAGATACTGCCAATTTGGTTGCTTCAGGGCAATATTCTGTTATAGGCGGAGGAATAAGCAACCTTGCAAATTATAATTATTCAACTGTTTCAGGTGGATATCGAAACAGGGCGACAAATACATATACTACTATTGGAGGAGGTTACTACAACCAGGCAAGCGGAACTTTATCAGCTATTGGAGGGGGCGACAGTAATGAAGCAGCTGGTGCAGCTGCAACAGTTGGAGGCGGTCGTTTTAATAATTCAAGTGGATATCGCGGAACTATTGGGGGAGGTTACTCTAATATTTCATCAAATTACTATTCAACTGTCGGAGGCGGGTATATGAACACAGCAGGCGGATATGCCGCCACTATACCTGGTGGCTATCTGAATAGGGCAGACAGCTCCTATTGTTTTGCGGCTGGATACAGGGCTAAAGCAGTACATCATGGAGCAATAGTATTTGGAGATATGACCAATAGTGATATAGCATCTACTGCTGAAAATCAATTTACCATTCGTGCAAGTGGTGGCACCAGGATATTTTCAAATGGTACTTTATCAGCCGGAGTATTGTTGGCTGCTGGTGGCAGTTCATGGTCAGCAGTTTCCGATAGTACTCTTAAGCGTAACATACGCACGGTTGATGGAAGCGAAATACTTACAAAACTCATACAAGTGCCAATAAGCCGCTGGAGTTATAAATCGCAGGATGCAAGTATTGAGCACATAGGACCTATGGCACAGGATTTCTTCGCTGCATTTGGTCTGGGAGAAGATAATAAACACATTAATACACTTGACCCTGATGGTATAGCATTGGCCGGTGTTCAACAACTT